Within Chloroflexota bacterium, the genomic segment CGACAACACGTTGCTCGACAACGACCGGGTGAAGGCGGAGCTCGCTGCAGGGATCGAGGCCGCCGTCGGGCAGGTCACGGGCGCCAGGTTCTGGGAGATCTACGAGGAAGTCAGGCGCATGCGGGATTACGTGGACTATCCGCACACCCTTCAGCGGTTTCGGGAGGTATTTCCCAACGAGCCTGGCTTCCCGGCGGTCGCTGACCTGGTGCTGTCGTATCCGTACCAAGCGGTCCTCTACCCCGACGCGCTGGAGGCGATCGCGCGGGTCCAATCGATAGGCCCCGCCGCGATCGTGACGGACGGTGATCCGGTCTATCAGCCCGCCAAGATCGCGCGTGCCGGGTTGGCGGATGCGGTTGAGCGGAGGGTCTTCCTGTTCACCCACAAAGAGGCGCACCTGGCCGAGGTCCAACAGTCTGTCCCGGCCGATCGGTACGTGATCTTCGACGACAAGCTGAGCGTGCTGGCAGGGGTCGAGCGCATGGACGACCGAGTCTTCACCGTGCATGTGCGCCAAGGCCACTACGGCCATGCGGCTGCCACCGACAACGGCCCGGCGCCGGATCGGTCCATGGACCGGATCGGCGACCTCCTCGACCTGGACCTGGAGTCCTTTCTGGCGGACCCCTGAATAGACCCGGTTCCCGCCGGGGGAGGCCTCTGACGCGGGCGGTTCGATCGTCTCTGCTAGTCTCGGACTAGAGGCTCCTGAGAGGTACACGAGTGGGACACGCATCTTCCAGATCGCAAGCAACGGCGCTCATCACCGGCTCCTTGCTGCTGATGTTGCTCGCTGCGTGCGCGCCAAGCGCCTCGTCGCCCCCATCTTCGACACCGCTTGGGGAGGCTTCGTCTGGGGCGTCCGTGACGCCCAGCACGGCGCCTACTGAGACCGGCGCGGTTGTCTGCGATGCGCCGGAGGGATCGGTCAACGATGTCGCGACCGAGCCGGACTGGCGGGAATTCGCCGAATACCGCGATTGGACGACTGCCGACAGGTGCCTCCTGCGAATTGACGTCCTGGGCGACCGGCCCGGGCCCGAGCATTGCGGTTTTGAGGCGGCCCGCGTGATCATCACCGGGATCCCGGTTGGCGCCCGTTACACCGATGCCAGCGATGACGCCGAGTACATTCGCGACCCTGACAACGTCTTTGGGGATCCGGACACCGCGGCAGCGTTCGATCCAGACGCTGAGTTGCCTGCGGGTGCCGAGGACACCGGCTTCCGACAGGACGGTACCGAGCTGTGGGTCGATCCCGCCGACGAATCGGCGATCTATCTCGTGACCGGGACGTCCATCGAGAGCTGGCCCCTCGATCCCGAACCGGCGGGCTGCACCTAGTCCCGGCGGAGCAGGGGGAGCGACATACAGGTAGGGCCGCCGGAGCCGTTGAGGCCGATCTCCGTCGCGGGGTAGGTGTGGACCTCGCAGCCGGCTGATTCGAGGAGGCCGCGGGTCTGCGGGTTGCCTTCGGCCATGACCAGGACGCCGGGCCGGACGGACAGGACGTTGCAGCCGAGGGTCTCGTATTCGTCGTCGGGCACGGCGATGGTTGCGATCGCCAGTTCGGCGAGCAGGTCCCACAGGCCAGCGGGGAGCAGCGGGGGATAGACCACGGCCATCTCATCGGTCACCGGGGAGATGACCGAAAGGAGGTGGACCAACTCTTCAGGGCCCCTCCAATACGGCAGGTCGAAGATGCGGACATCGCCGCCGATGAGGTCGGCGAGCTGGCGAGCTCCGGCGTCGTTGGTGCGGAACGAGCGGCCGATGCAGAACAGATCGGGCCGCAACCACAGGGTGTCGCCGCCCTCGACCGTGCCGGGCGGTTCGATACGGCCGCGGACGGGGATCCCGCGGGACAGAGTCCAGGCCTCGACCAGAGCCGGCTCGCCGGCGCGGTTGAGCTTGCCCGGCCGGAGCGCGATGGAACCGGCATCGGTCACCAGAAGTGGGTCGAAGGTGTAGACCAGGTCGGGGTCATCGGTCTCGGCGTCGAGGTGGTGTACCCGGACGCCCAACCGGGTGAGCAGGTCGACGTACGCGTCGTGTTCGCGCTGGGCGATGAGCTGGTCGACCGGGTGGCGGAAGCCGTGGGCCGGGTTGTCGAACGCGGCGCCGAACGCAGGGTCCGGCCTGTGGACGAGCGCCTCGCGGAGCGGCGCGGTCATGGATCGGGCGCCCCAGGCCGGGGCGCCCGCATCGGTCATTTGGTCTCCGTCAGATCGCTGGTGCAGTTGGGGCAGCGCGTGGCGGTGTCGGAAATATCGGTCACGCAATAGGGACAGGGCTTGGTGGTTTCCACGGTGGCCGGCTTCAGCCGAGAGATCATGTGGTTCATCGGCTTCACGACGAAGTAGAACAGCGCCGCCGCCACCAGGGCGAAGCTGATCAACGCGTTCAAGAAGAGGCCATAGTTGACGGTCGCTGAACCCGCGCTGAAGGTCAGTTCGGCGAGGTTCGGCACGCCCACCAGGCCAAGCAACGGGGTGAGGATATTGGTCACGAAGGAGGTGACCAGGGCGCCAAAGGCCGCGCCGATGACGATGCCGACGGCCAGGTCGACGACGCTGCCGCGCAGGATGAAGTCGCGGAATTCCTTGATCATGTTGCCCTCCTCCGGTGTGTCGGCGTGCGCGTTGGTGACTGGGGCGAGTCTAGAGTTCCAGGGGTAGGCTTGGGCCATGCGACTGGCGACCTGGAACGTGAACTCGCTGAAGGCCCGTCTCGAGCGGGTGCTGGCCTGGACCGAGCGTCATCAGCCCGACGTGCTGTGCATGCAGGAGACGAAGCTGACCGACGACGCGGTCCCGCTGATCGACTTCGCGGCGCTGGGGTATGAGGTGGCGCACCACGGTCGCGGGACGTGGAATGGGGTGGCGATTGCGTCGAAGGTCGGGCTCGAGGTAGTCCAGGCCGGGCTGCCGGAGATGGATGGCTGGACCGATGAGGGCGGCCGATTTCTGGCTGCGTCCTGTGCGGGCGTGCGCGTGGCGAGCGTCTACGTCCCGAATGGTCGGGTGGTGGGATCCGAGTTCTACGACGCGAAGCTGGCATGGCTGGACGCGCTGTACGTGTGGCTTCGCGCTTCCAACGAGCCAGCAGGGCAATTGGCGCTATGCGGCGACTTCAATGTCGCCCCCACCGACGCCGACGTGTGGGATCCATCGGCCGTGCATGGTGCCACTCATGTGTCGGAGCCGGAGCGCGACCGTGTGGCGCGGCTGATGCGCTGGGGGCTGGTGGATGTAGTCCGCGGCTTCCACCCCGAGCCGGGGTTCTTCACGTGGTGGGACTACCGGGCGGGGAACTTCCACAAGAACTTCGGGATGCGCATCGACCATGTGTTCGTGACCGAGACTCTGGCCGCTCGGGCCGTGGCCGCGGAACGGGACCGCGACGCGCGCAAGCCGAGCACCTACCCGGGGATTCCCTCAGACCATGCCCCGCTGGTGGTGGACTTCGACTAGAGGTGGCGCAGGGCGCCAGCCAGGTCACGGCCTGGGCGGGTGCGGGGCCAGGTGACCGCGTTGGCGCCCACGAACGAGGTGTAGGCGCGGAGCGCCCGGGACAGGGCCGGGATGAACCGGGGCTCTTCCATCGGCTTGAAGCCGTCCTCGAACCAGATGCCGTTGATGCGCAGGGTGTTGGTCGCACGCTCGTATTTGGGCTCGATGCGGCCCACCAGGCGGTCGCCGAACAGGATGGGCAGCACGTAATAGCCCCACCGTCGCTTGGAGCCCTGGATGTAAACCTCCCAGATGTATTCGAAGCCGAACACCCCCTTCACCAGGCGCCGATCCCACATCAGCGGGTCGAGGGGCGCCACGAAGGTGAGCGCGGGTCGAGTCCGCGCGTTGGGCGTGGCGGTCGCCTCGAGGAAGGCCCACTCGTCGGCCAGGACGTGACGCATCTCGCGGAGGCCTTCGACCCGCACTGGGATCAGGCTGCCATCCTCCACGAGCTTGGCGGTCACTTCGGCCCGGTCAGCCGCGTAGCCCGTGCCCATCACGAGCTCACTCGAACCTCCCACGGCCATCAGGCCCACGCCGCGGTGGCGCGAGAGCAGCCGGTGTCGAAGTTGCTCCGCCTCGGGCGCATGGGTCTTGAGCAGTGCGGCGGGCACCACGCGCTCGATCAGGTCGTAGTAGCGCCGGCTGCGGTCCCGGCGGCCGATGCCCAGCTCGCCGGTGACGAACAGGGCCTCCATCACCGCGCGCGCCGCGGTGGTGGACGTCGATTCGTCGTTGTCCCACCACCACTGGACGCGATGATCCACGTCTCGGAAGGCGGCGGTGGAGACCGGGCCTGTGTCACGGATGTGGTCCCGGATCCGGTTCGCC encodes:
- a CDS encoding exodeoxyribonuclease III — protein: MRLATWNVNSLKARLERVLAWTERHQPDVLCMQETKLTDDAVPLIDFAALGYEVAHHGRGTWNGVAIASKVGLEVVQAGLPEMDGWTDEGGRFLAASCAGVRVASVYVPNGRVVGSEFYDAKLAWLDALYVWLRASNEPAGQLALCGDFNVAPTDADVWDPSAVHGATHVSEPERDRVARLMRWGLVDVVRGFHPEPGFFTWWDYRAGNFHKNFGMRIDHVFVTETLAARAVAAERDRDARKPSTYPGIPSDHAPLVVDFD
- a CDS encoding arginine deiminase family protein, with product MTDAGAPAWGARSMTAPLREALVHRPDPAFGAAFDNPAHGFRHPVDQLIAQREHDAYVDLLTRLGVRVHHLDAETDDPDLVYTFDPLLVTDAGSIALRPGKLNRAGEPALVEAWTLSRGIPVRGRIEPPGTVEGGDTLWLRPDLFCIGRSFRTNDAGARQLADLIGGDVRIFDLPYWRGPEELVHLLSVISPVTDEMAVVYPPLLPAGLWDLLAELAIATIAVPDDEYETLGCNVLSVRPGVLVMAEGNPQTRGLLESAGCEVHTYPATEIGLNGSGGPTCMSLPLLRRD
- a CDS encoding HAD family hydrolase — translated: MRPAFLFDVDNTLLDNDRVKAELAAGIEAAVGQVTGARFWEIYEEVRRMRDYVDYPHTLQRFREVFPNEPGFPAVADLVLSYPYQAVLYPDALEAIARVQSIGPAAIVTDGDPVYQPAKIARAGLADAVERRVFLFTHKEAHLAEVQQSVPADRYVIFDDKLSVLAGVERMDDRVFTVHVRQGHYGHAAATDNGPAPDRSMDRIGDLLDLDLESFLADP
- a CDS encoding crosslink repair DNA glycosylase YcaQ family protein, producing the protein MSEIRHIAADHARRFLVRRQLLDPPRSLPAKPESVLRVVERLGSVQFDPLEVPGARSNDLMLHARIKNFRREWTDAWLYAPRGKRRLIELYNKSLNILPIEELPYYRLAWSRGANRYREFLEQHGELANRIRDHIRDTGPVSTAAFRDVDHRVQWWWDNDESTSTTAARAVMEALFVTGELGIGRRDRSRRYYDLIERVVPAALLKTHAPEAEQLRHRLLSRHRGVGLMAVGGSSELVMGTGYAADRAEVTAKLVEDGSLIPVRVEGLREMRHVLADEWAFLEATATPNARTRPALTFVAPLDPLMWDRRLVKGVFGFEYIWEVYIQGSKRRWGYYVLPILFGDRLVGRIEPKYERATNTLRINGIWFEDGFKPMEEPRFIPALSRALRAYTSFVGANAVTWPRTRPGRDLAGALRHL
- the mscL gene encoding large conductance mechanosensitive channel protein MscL; amino-acid sequence: MIKEFRDFILRGSVVDLAVGIVIGAAFGALVTSFVTNILTPLLGLVGVPNLAELTFSAGSATVNYGLFLNALISFALVAAALFYFVVKPMNHMISRLKPATVETTKPCPYCVTDISDTATRCPNCTSDLTETK